Proteins from a single region of Camelus ferus isolate YT-003-E chromosome 23, BCGSAC_Cfer_1.0, whole genome shotgun sequence:
- the LOC116659352 gene encoding uncharacterized protein LOC116659352 isoform X3 yields MHASKRAGRESERLTLRPSLCVNQRPPVTRGARRPGSAGGTCGPACPPRSPGPEHTGAGEGETSHARCFISGRTKRQPGSSGSRQKLKTTLFARNIHAREAPSPGDGGAVALTRNAGGRRPRALHGFTVAASLSLQELRLLRRGGTGFLCLFTDGSSLNLSSGRFLSAHYVPAPCCAAQCDLQYKLWGASSESGCSHSSS; encoded by the exons ATGCACGCTTCAAAAAGAGCTGGTCGTGAGTCAGAGCGCCTGACCCTCCGGCCTTCCCTCTGTGTAAACCAGCGCCCGCCTGTGACACGTGGAGCCCGCCGGCCCGGCAGCGCGGGCGGCACGTGTGGCCCCGCCTGCCCGCCCCGCAGCCCAGGACCTGAGCAcactggggcgggggagggggagaccaGTCACGCCCGCTGCTTCATCTCCGGGAGAACAAAGCGCCAGCCTGGCAGTTCGGGATCACGTCAGAAACTCAAGACGACGTTATTTGCGAGAAACATCCACGCAAGGGAAGCCCCTTCCCCGGGGGACGGCGGCGCA GTCGCCCTGACCAGGAACGCCGGGGGGAGGCGCCCGAGAGCGCTGCACGGCTTCACGGTTGCTGCCAGCTTAAGTCTGCAAGAACTGCGCCTGCTCCGCAGGGGAGGGACGGGGTTCCTCTGCCTCTTTACCGACGGTTCATCCCTTAATTTGTCCAGCGGACGGTTCCTGAGTGCTCACTACGTGCCGGCGCCTTGTTGTGCTGCTCAGTGTGACCTACAG TATAAGCTTTGGGGAGCAAGTTCTGAATCAGGCTGCTCTCATTCTTCCTCCTAG